In Gemmata obscuriglobus, a single genomic region encodes these proteins:
- a CDS encoding ATPase domain-containing protein, which yields MNNQDDSLPLVSTGVPGLDDVLCGGLPKGHLYLVEGDAGAGKTTLGLQFLLEGKRRGEKTLWISLSETESQLRATAASHRWDLSGVEIRNLTQTGSGAPDEQYSFFSPADIELNEITKAVKRVVDAVAPDRVVFDPFSDIKLLARDPLRYRRQVLELREYFVGRKCTVLLVQERTSDNSSRDPSAEGVVQGVLALYQASPDFGRQRRRLRVHKLRGVAFREGFHDVSILTGGIHVYPRLVAADHTEAPQDEEVSTGLPPLDAMLGGGVDRGASLLILGPAGVGKSTIASQLSVSAVARGEPVAVFLFDETARAYVARGEGLGMGVSELIRGGRLRVRQIDPAEFTPGELAHTVRRDVETSGVRLVVIDSLNGYLSGMPDERHLSMHLHELLTYLSYQNVVTVLTMNQDGFMGDSVAAPVDVSYLTDAALMLRYFESEGVVRRAASVMKRRCGPHEVHIREMTITDKGVQIGRVLTEFRGVLTGQAHFTGRPSGRLQADAEKGLANG from the coding sequence ATGAACAATCAAGACGATTCCCTCCCTCTCGTTTCGACCGGCGTTCCTGGGCTCGATGACGTTCTCTGCGGAGGGCTACCCAAGGGGCACCTTTACCTCGTCGAGGGCGACGCCGGTGCGGGCAAGACGACGCTCGGCCTCCAGTTCCTGCTCGAGGGCAAACGACGCGGTGAAAAAACGCTTTGGATCAGCTTGTCTGAAACCGAGTCCCAGCTTCGCGCCACGGCAGCATCGCACCGCTGGGACCTGTCGGGTGTCGAGATTCGAAATCTCACCCAAACGGGAAGTGGCGCTCCCGACGAACAGTACTCCTTCTTCTCGCCCGCCGACATCGAGCTGAACGAGATTACCAAGGCCGTCAAGAGGGTGGTCGACGCGGTCGCACCGGACCGCGTGGTGTTCGACCCGTTTTCGGACATCAAGCTGCTGGCCCGCGATCCGCTCCGCTACCGGCGCCAGGTGCTCGAACTTCGGGAGTACTTCGTGGGGCGGAAATGCACGGTCTTACTCGTTCAAGAGAGAACATCGGATAATTCGTCCCGCGACCCATCTGCCGAAGGCGTAGTTCAGGGCGTTCTCGCACTCTACCAGGCGTCGCCGGACTTCGGCCGCCAGCGGCGCCGGCTGCGGGTGCATAAGTTGCGCGGGGTGGCGTTCCGGGAAGGGTTCCACGATGTCAGCATCCTGACCGGCGGCATACACGTTTACCCGCGGCTGGTCGCCGCCGACCACACCGAGGCCCCGCAGGATGAGGAGGTGTCCACGGGCCTGCCGCCGCTCGACGCCATGCTCGGTGGCGGCGTCGACCGCGGGGCGAGCCTGCTCATCCTGGGACCGGCGGGGGTCGGTAAAAGCACGATTGCGAGCCAGCTCTCGGTCTCGGCGGTGGCGCGCGGCGAGCCCGTCGCCGTGTTCCTGTTCGACGAAACCGCGCGCGCGTACGTGGCCCGGGGCGAGGGTCTGGGCATGGGTGTCAGCGAGCTGATCCGGGGCGGGCGCCTGAGGGTTAGGCAGATCGACCCGGCCGAGTTCACGCCCGGCGAGCTGGCCCACACGGTGCGGCGCGACGTCGAGACGAGTGGCGTTCGCCTCGTGGTGATCGACAGCCTCAACGGGTATCTCAGCGGCATGCCCGACGAGCGGCACCTCTCGATGCACCTCCACGAACTGCTGACCTACCTGAGCTACCAGAACGTCGTGACTGTGCTGACGATGAACCAGGACGGCTTTATGGGCGATTCGGTCGCCGCCCCGGTCGACGTGTCCTACCTGACGGACGCCGCCCTCATGCTCCGCTACTTCGAATCCGAGGGCGTCGTTCGGCGGGCCGCGTCGGTGATGAAGCGCCGCTGCGGCCCCCACGAGGTCCACATCCGCGAGATGACTATTACCGACAAGGGCGTGCAGATCGGCCGCGTGCTGACCGAGTTCCGCGGTGTGTTGACGGGACAGGCCCATTTTACCGGGCGCCCTTCGGGACGCCTGCAGGCTGATGCAGAGAAGGGGCTCGCTAATGGCTGA
- a CDS encoding DUF1501 domain-containing protein, protein MHTLPRLFASPDAAYRTRREFLTRAGCGFGMLALADLLRAEEKRAEDPLVPRKPHFEGKTKAVIWLFMNGGPSHVDTWDYKPELEKRDGQELKGFDPNTGFFNGQVGPLMKSPFKFAKHGQCGKMVSDLFPHMAKHVDKMAFIHSLWSDSNNHSPALFKMNTGMARMGHPCVGSWVTYGLGSESRSLPAFCVMYDTLGRGIPKGHALNWGAGFLPTVFQGTAFKPQGEPIDNLSRPKDVTEERQRNQLDLLARLNQKGAEKHPGEPDWAARVESYELAYRMQMAAPEVLDLSKETAETKRLYGLDNPKATHFAKQCLTARRLVEKGVRFVQIYSGGMENDLSWDGHNNIAKNHGGFAQETDQPIAALLEDLQRRGLLESTLVIWGGEFGRLPIVQKGNAGRDHNPHAITFWLAGGGAKGGVSYGASDEIGFKAAENRVSINDFHATVLHMLGLDHKKLTYRHNGRDFRLTDVAGTVVKDILV, encoded by the coding sequence ATGCACACGCTCCCTCGTCTGTTCGCCTCGCCCGATGCTGCCTACCGCACCCGGCGCGAGTTCCTCACCCGAGCCGGGTGCGGGTTCGGGATGCTCGCTTTGGCCGACCTCCTCCGCGCCGAGGAGAAGCGGGCCGAAGACCCGCTCGTGCCCCGGAAGCCGCACTTCGAGGGGAAGACGAAGGCCGTCATCTGGCTGTTCATGAACGGCGGCCCGAGTCACGTTGACACGTGGGACTACAAGCCCGAACTCGAAAAGCGCGACGGGCAGGAGCTGAAGGGCTTCGACCCCAACACCGGGTTCTTCAATGGTCAAGTCGGGCCGCTGATGAAGTCGCCGTTCAAGTTCGCCAAACACGGGCAGTGCGGGAAAATGGTCAGCGACCTGTTCCCACATATGGCGAAGCACGTCGACAAGATGGCGTTCATCCACTCGCTGTGGAGCGACTCGAACAACCACTCGCCGGCGCTGTTCAAGATGAACACCGGGATGGCCCGGATGGGGCACCCGTGCGTCGGGTCGTGGGTCACCTACGGACTGGGGAGCGAAAGCCGCAGCCTTCCGGCGTTCTGCGTGATGTACGACACACTGGGGCGCGGCATCCCGAAGGGGCACGCGCTGAACTGGGGCGCGGGCTTCTTGCCCACTGTGTTCCAGGGCACCGCGTTCAAGCCGCAGGGCGAGCCGATCGACAACCTCAGCCGCCCCAAAGACGTGACCGAGGAGCGGCAACGGAATCAGCTCGACCTGCTCGCCCGGCTGAACCAGAAGGGCGCCGAGAAGCACCCCGGCGAGCCCGACTGGGCCGCGCGCGTCGAGTCCTACGAGCTCGCGTACCGGATGCAAATGGCCGCGCCCGAGGTGCTCGACCTCTCGAAGGAGACCGCCGAAACGAAGCGGCTGTACGGCCTGGACAACCCGAAAGCAACGCACTTCGCCAAGCAATGCCTCACGGCCCGGCGCCTAGTGGAAAAGGGGGTGCGGTTCGTGCAGATCTACTCCGGCGGGATGGAGAACGACCTGTCGTGGGACGGGCACAACAACATCGCGAAGAATCACGGCGGGTTCGCGCAAGAGACCGACCAGCCTATCGCCGCGCTGCTCGAAGACCTCCAGCGCCGGGGACTGCTGGAGAGCACGCTCGTCATCTGGGGCGGCGAGTTCGGGCGCCTGCCGATCGTGCAAAAGGGGAACGCGGGCCGCGACCACAACCCGCACGCGATCACCTTCTGGCTCGCGGGCGGCGGGGCGAAGGGCGGCGTCAGCTACGGAGCGTCGGACGAGATCGGCTTCAAGGCTGCCGAGAACCGTGTGAGTATCAACGACTTCCACGCCACCGTCCTGCACATGCTGGGGCTCGACCACAAGAAGCTGACGTACCGGCACAACGGTCGCGACTTCCGGTTGACCGACGTGGCCGGAACGGTGGTGAAAGACATTTTGGTGTGA
- a CDS encoding hybrid sensor histidine kinase/response regulator — MPAFNEEFARGAGAAIIAEEALDQESAPQIAALLKEQPAWSDFPIILVVRESGAGTRLQEFSPLGNVSLFTRPMNLGALTTAIGTALRARRRQYEVRNLLAERDSAARRKDEFLAMLAHELRNPLAPVRTTLHVLKLRHPGDRDTQTAVGVAERSVKHLARLIDDLLDVSRVTLGKVGLRCEHMDAADVVRLATEAMGARFAEKHVALDIEVQSARLPVSGDAVRLEQAIANVLDNALKFTPPGGKVRVRAEADRGEAKVTVSDTGAGIAPEDLPHVFDLFVQADRSLDRTVGGLGVGLTIVKGLVELHGGRIAVTSDGLGAGTTAVLHLPLAEPPPSQIETDNEVEAGGRLRVLVVDDNHDGADSLADFLSLTGCETKTAYDGVEALEVFSGFRPEAVLLDIGLPKLNGFEVAEKIRTSPGGEGVTIIAVTGYGRDEDRVRGRSVGFDHHLVKPIDLTAIGRLITSAVRSPRTE, encoded by the coding sequence GTGCCGGCGTTCAACGAAGAGTTCGCCCGCGGTGCCGGAGCTGCCATCATCGCCGAGGAGGCCCTCGATCAGGAGTCCGCGCCGCAGATCGCCGCCCTGCTCAAGGAGCAACCGGCGTGGTCGGACTTCCCCATCATCCTTGTGGTACGCGAGAGCGGTGCCGGAACGCGCCTTCAAGAGTTCTCTCCCCTTGGAAACGTTTCGCTATTCACCCGACCGATGAACCTGGGGGCGCTAACGACCGCGATCGGGACGGCACTTCGCGCCCGCCGGCGGCAGTACGAGGTGCGAAACTTGCTGGCAGAGCGCGATTCGGCGGCGCGGCGAAAAGACGAGTTCCTGGCGATGCTCGCTCACGAGTTGCGAAACCCGCTCGCCCCGGTTCGAACCACGCTCCACGTGCTCAAGCTGCGGCACCCCGGGGATCGCGACACGCAGACCGCCGTCGGGGTCGCCGAGCGGTCCGTCAAGCACCTCGCCCGCCTCATTGACGACCTGCTGGACGTGTCACGAGTGACGCTCGGCAAAGTCGGGCTGCGGTGCGAGCACATGGACGCGGCGGACGTGGTGCGACTCGCGACCGAGGCGATGGGAGCGCGGTTCGCAGAGAAGCACGTGGCCCTCGACATCGAGGTGCAAAGCGCGCGGCTACCCGTCTCCGGCGACGCCGTTCGCCTGGAACAGGCGATCGCGAACGTGCTCGATAACGCACTCAAGTTCACGCCGCCAGGGGGCAAGGTTCGCGTTCGGGCCGAAGCGGATCGGGGCGAAGCAAAGGTGACGGTTTCCGACACCGGTGCGGGGATCGCGCCCGAAGACCTGCCGCACGTCTTCGATCTGTTCGTTCAGGCGGACCGGTCACTCGACAGAACCGTGGGCGGCCTGGGCGTCGGGCTCACAATCGTAAAGGGGCTGGTCGAACTGCACGGCGGACGGATTGCGGTGACTAGTGACGGACTCGGCGCCGGCACCACGGCCGTGTTGCACCTCCCGTTGGCCGAGCCGCCGCCGTCCCAAATCGAGACGGACAACGAGGTCGAAGCGGGCGGGCGCCTGCGGGTCCTCGTTGTGGATGACAACCACGACGGGGCCGACTCGCTGGCGGACTTTCTTTCACTGACCGGGTGCGAGACCAAAACCGCCTACGACGGCGTTGAGGCTCTTGAGGTGTTCAGCGGGTTTCGGCCAGAGGCCGTGCTCCTCGACATCGGTCTGCCCAAGCTCAACGGCTTCGAGGTGGCCGAGAAGATCCGCACGTCGCCCGGCGGTGAGGGCGTTACGATCATCGCGGTCACCGGGTACGGGCGGGATGAGGACCGGGTCCGGGGCCGCTCGGTGGGGTTCGATCACCACCTGGTCAAGCCGATCGACCTGACCGCCATCGGGCGGTTGATCACCTCGGCGGTCCGCTCGCCCCGGACGGAATGA
- a CDS encoding PSD1 and planctomycete cytochrome C domain-containing protein — protein sequence MRFSYLAPVLLVATHAPAFGQSQKEAVDSDHAAKMVKGTELFKASVRNVLQAKCVKCHSGERVEGELDINTRESLLKGGARGPGIVSGDHKKSLLYQLSAHLKEPHMPENGRKLPDADLQKIAEWIDLGAPYDKPFVAVDETAWTRKTVAATDKKHWAYQPLARDVRNPKPETQNPIDGFLLDKLEKAGLKPNPAADRRTLIRRAYLGLIGLPPTPEQVDAFLKDTSPQTYEKVVDSLLASPHFGEKQARHWLDLVRFAESHGFEHDYDRPTAYHYRDFVIKALNSDLPFDTFTKWQLAGDEFAPNDPLALMATGYLAAGVHSTQITKNEAEKHRYDELDDILGNIGTTFLGLTTGCARCHDHKYDAIPARDYYRMLSAFTTVVRTEVELDLEPEKYASQKKAFDAAHKRFTDALEQFEREQLPTRFATWEKEQSGKALSGANWLLPRIGASKSAGGATVTAQPDGSVLLSGKNPTTETLTFELFTDLKGIKALRLEALTHAGLVKSGPGRAANGNFALSDLRVFAEPIAQKEAQPPVRVKLIDPRATFEQKGLPVAAAVDDNATSAWAVDPQFGKDHAAAFTFEKPVGFTGGTRLTVTLSFNNNTGHGIGRPRFAVSASEKPDLTAPATSELVQTALARPAGGRTPEQTAALLKWYAPQDAEYRKLQKAERDHLATAPKPNKVKALVASEGLPAVKLHTQAEAEFLNETHFLRRGDPAQKNGVAQVSFLQTLMPDAEAQTKWVKPAPAGARLSYRRTAFANWLTDTESGAGNLVARVVVNRLWAQHFGRGLVATVSDFGVRGDAPSHPELLDYLAAELVRGGWKLKPIHKLIVTSAAYQQSSVRDEAKVKLDPENKLVWRQPVRRLQAEVIRDSILAAGGRLNTTMYGPGTLSEESTRRSVYFTMKRSKLIPALVVFDAPDGTVGVGDRPNTTVAPQSLHLMNNPHVRAAAYGLAARASNGGKASDPDSIANAYQIALCRAPTKDELTDGIAFLKGATGADREAKLADLCQVLFCLNEFLYAE from the coding sequence ATGCGCTTCTCCTACCTCGCGCCCGTTCTGCTCGTCGCGACACACGCCCCCGCGTTTGGACAGTCGCAGAAAGAGGCGGTCGATTCTGATCACGCCGCGAAAATGGTGAAGGGCACCGAACTGTTCAAGGCGAGCGTTCGCAATGTGCTCCAGGCCAAATGTGTGAAGTGCCACAGCGGCGAGCGAGTCGAGGGTGAACTCGATATCAACACCCGCGAGTCCCTCCTAAAAGGGGGAGCACGCGGCCCAGGGATCGTCAGCGGTGATCACAAGAAGAGCCTGCTTTACCAACTCTCGGCTCACCTCAAAGAGCCACACATGCCGGAGAACGGGCGCAAGCTCCCGGACGCCGATCTCCAAAAGATTGCCGAGTGGATCGACCTCGGCGCGCCATACGACAAGCCGTTCGTCGCGGTGGACGAGACTGCGTGGACGAGGAAAACCGTCGCGGCCACGGACAAGAAGCATTGGGCGTATCAGCCACTCGCACGGGACGTCCGCAATCCGAAGCCGGAGACCCAAAACCCAATTGACGGGTTTCTGCTCGACAAACTGGAGAAAGCCGGGTTGAAGCCCAACCCCGCCGCGGACCGGCGCACCCTGATCCGCCGCGCGTACTTGGGGCTCATCGGGCTACCGCCTACGCCCGAACAGGTCGATGCCTTCCTGAAAGACACTTCGCCACAGACTTACGAGAAGGTTGTCGACTCGCTGCTCGCGTCCCCGCACTTCGGCGAGAAGCAGGCGCGACACTGGCTGGACCTCGTGCGGTTCGCCGAGAGCCACGGGTTCGAGCACGATTACGACCGCCCCACCGCCTACCACTACCGCGACTTCGTCATCAAGGCGCTCAACTCCGACCTCCCGTTCGACACCTTTACGAAGTGGCAGCTCGCGGGCGACGAGTTCGCGCCGAACGATCCACTCGCGCTGATGGCCACGGGCTACCTCGCTGCGGGCGTCCACAGCACGCAGATCACCAAGAACGAGGCCGAGAAGCACCGGTACGACGAACTCGACGACATCCTCGGCAACATCGGGACGACGTTCCTGGGGCTCACCACCGGGTGCGCGCGGTGCCACGACCACAAGTACGATGCGATCCCGGCGCGCGACTACTACCGGATGCTGTCCGCGTTCACCACCGTCGTCCGAACCGAGGTAGAACTGGACCTCGAGCCCGAGAAGTACGCGAGCCAGAAGAAGGCGTTCGACGCCGCACACAAGCGGTTCACGGACGCTCTGGAGCAGTTCGAACGGGAACAACTGCCGACCCGCTTCGCGACGTGGGAAAAAGAGCAGAGCGGGAAGGCGCTTTCCGGGGCGAACTGGCTGCTGCCACGCATCGGGGCCAGTAAGTCGGCGGGTGGTGCCACTGTCACCGCTCAGCCCGACGGGAGCGTGCTGCTGTCGGGGAAGAACCCGACCACCGAAACGCTCACCTTCGAGCTTTTCACCGACCTGAAAGGCATCAAAGCCTTGCGATTAGAGGCGCTGACGCACGCCGGATTGGTGAAGAGCGGACCGGGCCGGGCCGCCAACGGCAACTTTGCGCTGTCCGACCTGCGGGTGTTTGCGGAACCCATTGCGCAAAAAGAGGCGCAACCGCCGGTTCGGGTGAAGCTGATCGACCCGCGGGCCACGTTCGAGCAAAAGGGGCTCCCGGTGGCCGCCGCGGTTGACGACAACGCAACCAGCGCGTGGGCTGTGGACCCGCAATTCGGGAAGGACCACGCGGCGGCCTTCACGTTCGAGAAGCCGGTGGGCTTCACGGGCGGCACCAGGCTTACCGTGACGCTGTCGTTCAACAACAATACCGGGCACGGGATCGGTCGGCCGCGGTTTGCGGTGAGTGCGAGTGAGAAACCGGACCTGACCGCCCCCGCAACAAGCGAACTCGTTCAAACCGCTTTGGCTCGCCCCGCGGGCGGGCGCACCCCGGAGCAAACGGCCGCGCTCTTGAAGTGGTACGCCCCACAAGATGCCGAGTACCGAAAGCTTCAGAAGGCCGAGCGGGATCACCTTGCGACCGCTCCGAAGCCGAACAAGGTGAAGGCGCTGGTTGCGAGCGAGGGGCTACCGGCGGTCAAGCTGCACACGCAAGCCGAAGCCGAGTTTCTGAACGAAACGCACTTCCTCCGCCGCGGCGACCCGGCTCAGAAAAACGGCGTTGCGCAGGTGTCTTTCCTGCAAACCTTGATGCCCGACGCCGAAGCGCAAACCAAGTGGGTGAAGCCGGCACCGGCGGGAGCACGCCTCAGCTACCGGCGGACGGCGTTCGCCAACTGGCTCACCGATACCGAGAGCGGCGCCGGGAACCTGGTCGCGCGGGTCGTCGTGAATCGGCTGTGGGCGCAGCACTTCGGGCGCGGGCTGGTGGCAACGGTGAGCGACTTCGGGGTGCGCGGGGACGCCCCTTCTCATCCCGAACTGCTCGATTACTTGGCAGCCGAGTTGGTCCGCGGCGGTTGGAAGTTGAAGCCGATTCACAAGCTCATCGTGACCAGCGCCGCGTACCAGCAGAGTTCGGTTCGCGATGAGGCGAAGGTGAAGCTCGACCCCGAGAACAAGCTGGTGTGGCGGCAGCCGGTGCGGCGGCTCCAGGCGGAGGTGATCCGCGACAGCATTCTGGCGGCGGGCGGGCGGCTCAACACCACCATGTACGGCCCGGGCACACTGAGCGAGGAGAGCACTCGGCGCAGCGTTTACTTCACGATGAAGCGGAGCAAGCTGATCCCGGCGTTGGTGGTGTTCGACGCCCCGGACGGCACCGTCGGCGTCGGCGACCGCCCGAACACGACCGTCGCGCCGCAGTCGCTCCACCTGATGAACAACCCGCACGTCCGCGCCGCGGCCTACGGGCTCGCGGCGCGTGCCTCCAACGGCGGCAAGGCAAGTGACCCGGATAGCATCGCCAATGCCTATCAGATCGCGCTGTGCCGCGCCCCCACCAAAGACGAACTGACGGACGGTATCGCGTTCTTGAAGGGCGCGACCGGCGCCGACCGCGAAGCGAAACTCGCCGACCTGTGCCAGGTGTTGTTCTGCCTGAACGAGTTCCTCTACGCGGAGTGA
- a CDS encoding class I SAM-dependent methyltransferase, protein MSNTPDYDAYQSSFHEAFRAELYGIVDAMPAGGRALDAPCGNGFYSRRLVERFRGRLTAIDSNDEYLRCTRDAVGAGAEVVKADAYRLPFGDATFDLVWCAQSLISLDPGRALREMARAVKPDGVVAILEVDEFHRVLLPWPVELEAALPLAVRAASEQEYGDGAKTSPARRLRGVLKEAGFRSVRRVTYPFDRAAPFDPPATAFLGYHFEHLRAFVRPHLPRDLQKAFDRATDPESDDSLYRADVELVCINAVYLASPAPQK, encoded by the coding sequence ATGTCGAACACCCCCGATTACGACGCCTACCAGTCGTCCTTTCATGAAGCGTTCCGAGCCGAACTGTACGGCATCGTGGACGCGATGCCCGCCGGCGGCCGCGCGCTCGACGCGCCCTGTGGCAACGGGTTCTACTCGCGCCGGCTCGTCGAGCGTTTCCGGGGGCGGCTGACCGCGATCGATTCCAACGACGAGTACCTGCGATGCACCCGCGACGCCGTCGGCGCCGGGGCCGAGGTCGTCAAGGCGGACGCCTATCGGCTCCCGTTCGGGGACGCCACGTTCGACCTGGTGTGGTGCGCCCAAAGCCTCATCAGCCTGGACCCGGGCCGCGCCCTTCGGGAAATGGCTCGCGCGGTCAAGCCTGACGGTGTGGTTGCCATCCTGGAGGTGGATGAGTTCCACCGGGTGCTGCTGCCGTGGCCCGTCGAACTGGAAGCGGCGCTACCGCTGGCGGTCCGCGCGGCGTCCGAACAGGAGTACGGCGACGGGGCGAAGACTTCCCCGGCCCGGCGGCTCCGCGGCGTGCTCAAAGAGGCCGGGTTCCGCTCCGTGCGCCGGGTGACGTACCCGTTCGACCGGGCCGCCCCGTTCGACCCACCCGCGACCGCGTTCCTGGGTTACCATTTCGAGCACCTGCGCGCTTTCGTGCGCCCGCACCTGCCGCGCGACCTGCAAAAAGCGTTCGACCGGGCGACCGATCCCGAGAGCGACGATTCGCTGTACCGGGCGGATGTCGAACTGGTGTGCATCAACGCCGTGTATCTGGCCTCACCCGCGCCACAGAAGTGA
- a CDS encoding sigma-70 family RNA polymerase sigma factor — MATLLTLLRRSGAPVTDAELLDRFGRTRDEAAFAELVRRHGPVVYRICRRLVGPADADDAFQSTFLVLATRLRAARASGALGGWLAGVAGRVARQMRRMAARRLRHEQASGEERPVAWEDRAADLEDQIRALDEELTRLPEELRGPVVLCLLQGYTQEQAAAELGRDPRTLRRRLDRAKGVLRARLERRGVVPAVAAALVSGGGGAVTAVPPDLNTRAVCLVCDFLAGGVSPSSPPVTLAKGVATAMHARKLVWTMAVVALGAMGLGVVTANNGPPGAALTPPAAPIKELAKEPVDKPTANADEVTGLDWAKDEELAKRAVEALKRDPKAVPSVVIQSVCVHVPDGFCKRAGLTENSLVGPGGDCWQLNQREARMLKSLLATERNSSVVHRHQLVVADGKMASAESLRKLDVVTSVQTTTEGGAKVYTTKTRPVEVGLKLRFAPKFLPNGSASLDVKLTNTVVVGPGVEHFQGYLEILSDPANFHDTSWMRRSLHGRNLLVEMIDGGAVVVRTRHKGSLSQTTVNIGGIPLTELPEHNGSAYEVLLLLTADVVGPQDKITRPHPNALPASPPKMPSDPAGLGPSTNP; from the coding sequence ATGGCCACACTCCTCACACTCCTCCGCCGCTCGGGCGCACCCGTCACCGACGCCGAACTACTCGACCGCTTCGGTCGAACGCGCGACGAAGCGGCGTTCGCCGAACTGGTCCGGCGGCACGGCCCTGTGGTGTACCGGATCTGCCGGCGGCTGGTCGGACCGGCCGACGCGGACGACGCGTTCCAGTCCACCTTCTTGGTGCTCGCGACTCGTCTACGAGCGGCCCGGGCGTCCGGCGCGCTGGGCGGGTGGCTGGCCGGCGTTGCCGGGCGGGTCGCGCGACAGATGCGGCGCATGGCCGCGCGCCGGTTGCGGCACGAACAAGCATCCGGAGAGGAACGGCCCGTCGCGTGGGAGGACCGAGCGGCCGACCTGGAAGATCAGATCCGGGCGCTCGACGAGGAGCTGACGCGCCTGCCGGAAGAGTTGCGCGGACCGGTGGTGTTGTGCCTGCTTCAGGGGTACACGCAGGAGCAGGCCGCGGCCGAGTTGGGGCGCGACCCGCGCACCCTGCGCCGGCGCCTGGACCGGGCCAAGGGGGTGCTGCGGGCGCGGCTGGAACGTCGGGGCGTGGTGCCCGCGGTGGCAGCGGCGCTGGTGTCCGGTGGTGGCGGGGCGGTCACGGCAGTGCCTCCGGATCTGAACACCCGAGCGGTCTGTCTGGTGTGCGATTTCTTGGCCGGTGGCGTGTCGCCCTCGTCGCCCCCGGTCACGCTCGCGAAAGGAGTTGCGACGGCCATGCACGCGCGGAAACTGGTGTGGACGATGGCGGTGGTGGCGCTCGGGGCAATGGGGCTGGGTGTGGTGACAGCGAACAACGGCCCGCCGGGGGCGGCGCTCACGCCTCCGGCGGCGCCGATCAAAGAGTTGGCGAAGGAGCCGGTGGACAAGCCGACGGCCAACGCGGACGAGGTGACCGGGCTCGATTGGGCGAAGGATGAAGAGCTGGCCAAGCGCGCGGTCGAGGCGCTGAAGCGTGACCCGAAGGCGGTGCCGTCGGTGGTGATCCAGTCCGTGTGCGTCCATGTGCCCGACGGGTTCTGCAAACGCGCCGGGCTGACCGAAAACTCACTGGTGGGTCCTGGAGGCGATTGCTGGCAGTTAAACCAGCGTGAAGCGCGAATGCTCAAGAGCCTGCTCGCCACGGAACGGAACAGTTCCGTCGTTCACCGCCACCAGCTCGTCGTGGCAGACGGTAAGATGGCTTCCGCGGAATCTCTCCGGAAGTTGGACGTGGTCACCAGCGTGCAAACGACGACCGAAGGTGGGGCCAAGGTTTACACCACCAAGACACGGCCTGTAGAGGTGGGGCTCAAGCTCCGGTTCGCTCCGAAGTTTTTACCCAACGGCTCCGCATCTCTGGATGTCAAGTTAACCAATACTGTGGTTGTCGGACCAGGGGTGGAACATTTCCAAGGCTATCTTGAGATTTTGTCAGATCCTGCTAATTTCCACGACACCTCATGGATGCGGAGGAGTTTGCACGGGAGAAACCTCCTGGTGGAGATGATTGACGGGGGAGCGGTTGTTGTGAGGACTCGCCACAAAGGTAGCCTTTCACAGACCACTGTCAACATCGGCGGCATCCCATTGACCGAATTGCCAGAGCATAACGGCTCGGCATATGAAGTGTTACTGCTGCTGACGGCCGATGTAGTTGGACCGCAAGACAAAATCACGCGACCTCATCCGAATGCCCTGCCCGCTTCACCGCCGAAAATGCCATCCGACCCAGCGGGGCTCGGGCCGTCCACGAACCCGTAA